A window from Zonotrichia albicollis isolate bZonAlb1 chromosome 8, bZonAlb1.hap1, whole genome shotgun sequence encodes these proteins:
- the LRRC8D gene encoding volume-regulated anion channel subunit LRRC8D has translation MFTLAEVASLSDIQPTYRILKPWWDVFMDYLAVVMLMVAIFAGTMQLTKDQVVCLPVLQSTVNSRVQPDTAGKADFTTVETTTGQEEESMRTVSFAPTVTPDILLSRATPSQYQPTEPDQGLKKEQKDSSGRKTNLDFQQYVFINQMCYHLALPWYSKYFPYLVLIHTIILIVSSNFWFKYPKTCSKIEHFVSILGKCFESPWTTKALSETACEDSEENKQRLTGAQSLPKYVSTSSDEGSPSASTPMITKSGFKFSADKPMIEIPSVTILDKKDGEQAKALFEKVRKFRAHVEDSDLIYKLYVGQTVIKTVKFIFILCYTANFVNTISFEHICNPKVEHLIGYTQFECTHNMAYMLKKLLISYISLICVYGFICLYTLFWLFRIPLKEYSFEKVREESSFSDIPDVKNDFAFLLHMVDQYDQLYSKRFGVFLSEVSENKLRGISLNHEWTYEKLRQHVSRNAQDKQELHLFMLSGVPDAVFDLTDLDVLKLELIPEAKITAKISQMTNLQELHLYHCPAKVEQTAFSFLRDHLRCLHVKFTDVAEIPAWVYLLKTLRELYLIGNLNSENNKMIGLESLRELRHLKILHVKSNLTKIPPNITDVAPHLTKLVIHNDGTKLVVLNSLKKMTNVAELELQNCELERIPHAIFSLSNLQELDLKSNSIRTIEEIISFQHLKRLTCLKLWHNKIVSIPSSITHIKNLESLYLSNNKLETLPAAVFSLQKLRCLDVSYNSIAVIPVEIGLLQNLQHFHITGNKVDILPKQLFKCVKLRTLSLGQNCITSIPDKVSQLLQLTYLELKGNCLDRLPATLGQCQLLRKSGLVVEDHLFDTLPSEVKEVLNQDTGIPFANGI, from the coding sequence ATGTTTACCCTTGCAGAAGTTGCATCGCTCAGTGACATCCAGCCAACTTACCGTATCTTGAAACCATGGTGGGATGTATTTATGGATTATCTCGCTGTTGTTATGTTAATGGTCGCCATTTTTGCTGGAACCATGCAGCTGACAAAAGACCAGGTGGTCTGCTTGCCAGTTTTGCAGTCTACTGTAAATTCAAGAGTGCAGCCTGAtacagcagggaaggctgaCTTCACCACTGTTGAAACAACCACTGGTCAAGAAGAAGAGTCAATGAGAACTGTTTCCTTTGCCCCCACTGTAACACCTGACATTCTTCTGAGCAGAGCTACCCCTTCTCAGTATCAACCCACTGAACCAGACCAGGGGCTGAAGAAGGAGCAGAAAGATTCCTCAGGCCGTAAAACAAATTTGGATTTTCAGCAGTATGTATTTATTAACCAGATGTGCTATCATTTGGCTCTTCCTTGGTACTCAAAGTACTTTCCCTATCTTGTTCTCATCCATACTATCATTTTAATAGTCAGTAGTAATTTTTGGTTCAAGTATCCCAAGACTTGCTCAAAAATTGAGCATTTTGTGTCTATACTGGGGAAGTGCTTTGAGTCTCCTTGGACTACAAAAGCATTGTCTGAAACGGCATGTGAGGACTCTGAGGAGAACAAACAGAGGTTAACTGGTGCCCAGTCCCTGCCCAAGTATGTTTCCACTAGCAGTGATGAAGGAAGCCCAAGTGCCAGCACTCCCATGATAACCAAATCTGGCTTCAAATTTTCAGCTGACAAGCCGATGATCGAGATTCCCAGTGTCACGATTTTAGATAAGAAAGATGGAGAACAGGCCAAGGCGCTGTTTGAGAAAGTCCGGAAGTTCCGGGCTCACGTGGAAGACAGCGATCTGATTTACAAGCTCTACGTTGGCCAGACTGTCATCAAGACTGTCAAGTTCATATTTATTCTCTGCTATACTGCAAACTTTGTCAACACCATCAGTTTTGAACACATCTGCAACCCAAAAGTGGAGCACCTGATTGGCTACACACAGTTTGAATGTACACACAATATGGCTTATATGTTGAAGAAGCTGCTTATCAGCTACATTTCCCTCATCTGTGTCTATGGTTTTATCTGCCTCTACACGCTTTTCTGGCTGTTCCGGATACCTTTAAAAGAATACTCCTTTGAAAAGGTCAGGGAAGAGAGCAGCTTCAGCGATATCCCAGATGTCAAAAAtgattttgcatttctcttgCACATGGTGGATCAGTATGACCAGCTGTATTCGAAGCGGTTTGGTGTCTTTTTGTCAGAGGTAAGCGAGAACAAACTGCGCGGGATTAGTTTGAACCATGAATGGACTTACGAGAAGCTTCGGCAGCACGTCTCCCGCAATGCCCAGGACAAGCAGGAGCTGCATCTCTTCATGCTGTCGGGGGTCCCTGATGCAGTGTTTGATCTGACAGATCTGGATGTGTTGAAACTGGAGCTGATTCCTGAAGCGAAAATTACAGCCAAAATTTCCCAGATGACAAATCTTCAGGAGCTTCATCTGTACCACTGCCCTGCGAAGGTCGAGCAGACTGCCTTCAGCTTCCTCCGGGACCACTTGAGATGCCTTCATGTGAAATTCACAGATGTTGCAGAAATTCCTGCGTGGGTGTATTTGCTCAAAACCCTCCGTGAATTGTATTTGATAGGCAACTTGAActctgaaaataataaaatgatagGGCTTGAATCTCTTAGAGAGTTGAGACACCTTAAAATTCTCCACGTGAAGAGCAATTTgaccaaaattccccccaataTCACAGATGTAGCACCACATCTGACAAAACTAGTCATTCATAATGATGGCACTAAGCTTGTGGTACTCAATAGCCTTAAGAAAATGACAAATGTTGCAGAGTTGGAACTGCAGAACTGTGAATTGGAGAGAATTCCCCATGCCATCTTCAGTCTCTCTAACTTACAGGAACTGGATTTAAAGTCAAATAGCATACGCACAATTGAAGAAATTATCAGTTTCCAGCATTTAAAAAGATTGACTTGTTTAAAGCTGTGGCACAATAAAATAGTCAGCATTCCTTCATCCATTACTCACATAAAGAATTTGGAGTCTCTTTATCTCTCCAATAACAAACTTGAAACCTTACCTGCCGCAGTGTTCAGTTTACAGAAACTTCGGTGTTTGGATGTAAGCTACAACTCAATTGCGGTGATTCCAGTGGAAATAGGTTTGCTTCAAAATCTTCAGCATTTCCACATCACAGGAAACAAAGTCGACATTTTGCCAAAACAGTTGTTTAAATGTGTTAAATTGAGGACTTTGAGTCTGGGACAAAACTGTATTACCTCAATCCCAGATAAAGTAAGTCAGCTGTTGCAGCTGACTTACCTGGAACTGAAGGGAAACTGCTTGGACCGTCTGCCAGCTACGCtggggcagtgtcagcttctcaggaaaagTGGGCTCGTAGTGGAAGATCACCTCTTTGACACTTTACCCTCAGAAGTTAAAGAGGTGTTGAATCAAGACACGGGCATTCCCTTTGCTAATGGGATTTAG